A window from Gossypium raimondii isolate GPD5lz chromosome 7, ASM2569854v1, whole genome shotgun sequence encodes these proteins:
- the LOC105770463 gene encoding spermidine synthase 2 isoform X1 codes for MAEMNNIVSGANIHISDQRKIVSVSNGSNCETLTSGGDENMVDNIKEAGGWFAEHCPIWPGQAHYIKVEKVLFEGKSKYQRMMVFLSSGYGKVFVLDGALQLTEKDECSYQEMMTHLPLCSIPAPNKVLLIGGGDGGILREISRHNSVHHIDICEIDTVLIDVYKEFFPDIAIGYDDPRVTLNVQDGTAFLKSVPNGTYDAIIVDAFDPIRPEHELLDSPFFKLAAKALRPGGVMCIQAESLWYQPFDIKQLISSFRHIFKGSISYAWTIVPTYPSGVIGFLLCSTEGPYVDFKVPVNPIDPDQISGVAKQPLKFYNSEVHSAAFCLPTFAKKTMDLNV; via the exons ATGGCAGAGATGAATAACATTGTTTCTGGTGCAAATATTCACATAAGCGACCAGAGGAAGATTGTGAGTGTCAGCAATGGTAGTAATTGTGAGACTCTGACTAGTGGAGGTGATGAAAACATGGTGGACAATATTAAAGAAGCTGGTGGATGGTTTGCTGAGCATTGTCCAATATGGCCAG GACAAGCACACTACATAAAGGTCGAGAAAGTTTTATTCGAGGGGAAGTCAAAGTACCAAAGAATGATGGTGTTTCTG TCATCAGGATATGGAAAGGTGTTTGTGTTAGACGGGGCACTCCAACTGACCGAGAAGGATGAATGTTCATATCAAGAAATGATGACCCACCTTCCTCTTTGCTCCATTCCAGCCCCCAACAAG GTGTTGCTGATTGGTGGAGGAGATGGTGGCATCCTCCGGGAAATATCTCGCCACAATTCTGTCCACCACATTGATATATGCGAGATAGACACTGTACTGATTGAT gtGTATAAGGAATTCTTCCCTGATATTGCCATTGGCTATGATGATCCTCGCGTAACACTTAATGTTCAAGAtg GAACTGCATTCTTGAAATCTGTTCCAAATGGTACCTATGATGCAATAATAGTGGATGCATTTGACCCCATAA GACCAGAACATGAACTTTTGGACAGTCCATTCTTTAAGTTGGCAGCAAAAGCTCTCCGTCCAGGAGGAGTGATGTGCATCCAGGCAGAAAGCCTATGGTATCAGCCATTCGACATTAAACAACTCATTTCAAGTTTTCGTCATATTTTCAAAGGATCTATCAGCTATGCCTGGACTATTGTTCCCACTTATCCAAG TGGAGTGATTGGTTTCTTGCTTTGTTCAACCGAAGGGCCATATGTTGACTTCAAAGTGCCTGTCAACCCCATCGATCCCGACCAGATTTCGGGTGTAGCCAAACAACCcttgaaattttacaactcaGAG GTACACTCAGCTGCGTTTTGTTTGCCAACTTTTGCGAAAAAGACAATGGACCTCAATGTTTGA
- the LOC105770463 gene encoding spermidine synthase 1 isoform X2 — protein sequence MAEMNNIVSGANIHISDQRKIVSVSNGSNCETLTSGGDENMVDNIKEAGGWFAEHCPIWPGQAHYIKVEKVLFEGKSKYQRMMVFLSSGYGKVFVLDGALQLTEKDECSYQEMMTHLPLCSIPAPNKVLLIGGGDGGILREISRHNSVHHIDICEIDTVLIDVYKEFFPDIAIGYDDPRVTLNVQDGPEHELLDSPFFKLAAKALRPGGVMCIQAESLWYQPFDIKQLISSFRHIFKGSISYAWTIVPTYPSGVIGFLLCSTEGPYVDFKVPVNPIDPDQISGVAKQPLKFYNSEVHSAAFCLPTFAKKTMDLNV from the exons ATGGCAGAGATGAATAACATTGTTTCTGGTGCAAATATTCACATAAGCGACCAGAGGAAGATTGTGAGTGTCAGCAATGGTAGTAATTGTGAGACTCTGACTAGTGGAGGTGATGAAAACATGGTGGACAATATTAAAGAAGCTGGTGGATGGTTTGCTGAGCATTGTCCAATATGGCCAG GACAAGCACACTACATAAAGGTCGAGAAAGTTTTATTCGAGGGGAAGTCAAAGTACCAAAGAATGATGGTGTTTCTG TCATCAGGATATGGAAAGGTGTTTGTGTTAGACGGGGCACTCCAACTGACCGAGAAGGATGAATGTTCATATCAAGAAATGATGACCCACCTTCCTCTTTGCTCCATTCCAGCCCCCAACAAG GTGTTGCTGATTGGTGGAGGAGATGGTGGCATCCTCCGGGAAATATCTCGCCACAATTCTGTCCACCACATTGATATATGCGAGATAGACACTGTACTGATTGAT gtGTATAAGGAATTCTTCCCTGATATTGCCATTGGCTATGATGATCCTCGCGTAACACTTAATGTTCAAGAtg GACCAGAACATGAACTTTTGGACAGTCCATTCTTTAAGTTGGCAGCAAAAGCTCTCCGTCCAGGAGGAGTGATGTGCATCCAGGCAGAAAGCCTATGGTATCAGCCATTCGACATTAAACAACTCATTTCAAGTTTTCGTCATATTTTCAAAGGATCTATCAGCTATGCCTGGACTATTGTTCCCACTTATCCAAG TGGAGTGATTGGTTTCTTGCTTTGTTCAACCGAAGGGCCATATGTTGACTTCAAAGTGCCTGTCAACCCCATCGATCCCGACCAGATTTCGGGTGTAGCCAAACAACCcttgaaattttacaactcaGAG GTACACTCAGCTGCGTTTTGTTTGCCAACTTTTGCGAAAAAGACAATGGACCTCAATGTTTGA
- the LOC105787152 gene encoding protein DSS1 HOMOLOG ON CHROMOSOME V yields MATELPKPATEDVKFDLFEDDDEFEEFEIDEEWELKEEGKEITQQWEDDWDDDDVTDDFSLQLRRELENNTENNN; encoded by the exons ATGGCAACGGAACTACCAAAACCGGCAACCGAAGACGTAAAGTTTGATTTgtttgaagatgatgatgagtttgaagaatttgagattgaTGAAG AGTGGGAGTTAAAGGAAGAAGGAAAGGAGATTACACAGCAATGGGAAGATGACTGGGATGATGATGATGTCACTGACGATTTCTCTTTACAACTGAGGAGGGAACTTGAGAATAACACTGAGAACAACAACTAA